A part of Candidatus Delongbacteria bacterium genomic DNA contains:
- a CDS encoding protein-glutamate O-methyltransferase CheR, which produces MALNTRDFEYIRDLVRVRSAIVLDNDKDYLVELRLSSIVQQEGFASLQDFITHLRAQPVELMLQRVVDVMTTNETYFFRDVFPFEALKNDLIPGLLKQNASSRRLRIWCGAASSGQEPFSLAMLLRENFPQLATWNTEMVATDISHEMIARCKEGRFSQLEVNRGLPAMLLVKYFRKDGDQWILKDDIRQMVQFRLMNLIQPWSLQGPMDLIMIRNVLIYFDLETKRAILAKVKKLMGPHSVLILGSSESVLSIDRDFEQINMGRFLCYRLKQELAQPVAVAARI; this is translated from the coding sequence ATGGCCTTGAATACCCGTGATTTCGAATACATCCGTGATCTGGTCCGTGTGCGGTCCGCCATCGTGCTGGACAACGACAAGGACTACCTCGTGGAGTTGCGGCTGTCATCCATCGTCCAGCAGGAGGGTTTCGCCTCGCTGCAGGATTTCATCACCCATCTGCGGGCCCAGCCCGTGGAGCTGATGCTCCAGCGGGTCGTGGACGTGATGACCACCAACGAGACCTATTTCTTCCGGGACGTCTTCCCTTTCGAGGCCCTGAAGAACGACCTGATTCCCGGACTGCTCAAGCAGAACGCAAGCTCACGCCGACTGCGGATCTGGTGCGGAGCCGCGTCCAGCGGGCAGGAACCCTTCAGTCTGGCGATGCTGCTGCGCGAGAACTTCCCGCAGCTGGCGACCTGGAACACGGAGATGGTGGCCACGGACATTTCCCACGAGATGATCGCCCGTTGCAAGGAAGGACGCTTCTCGCAGCTGGAAGTGAACCGCGGTCTGCCCGCGATGTTGCTGGTGAAGTACTTCCGCAAGGACGGCGACCAGTGGATCCTGAAGGACGATATCCGTCAGATGGTGCAGTTCCGGCTGATGAACCTGATCCAGCCCTGGAGTCTGCAGGGACCCATGGACCTGATCATGATCCGCAACGTGCTGATCTACTTCGATCTGGAAACCAAACGCGCGATCCTGGCCAAGGTCAAGAAGCTGATGGGGCCCCACAGCGTGCTGATTCTCGGCAGCTCCGAGTCGGTGCTGAGCATCGACCGCGATTTCGAGCAGATCAACATGGGGCGGTTCCTGTGTTACAGATTGAAGCAGGAACTGGCCCAGCCCGTGGCAGTGGCCGCCAGGATCTGA
- a CDS encoding PilZ domain-containing protein, giving the protein MSDNSREFTRVMVRVTVNLADGERSIVSSRSRDLSLNGIFLYCEPTLEPGTICDVGIDLGGEEGLVIRAQARVVRVDPDGLALGFEHLVGSDSLEHLQNLVRYNAGEVENVEEELRRHVGLRARPV; this is encoded by the coding sequence ATGTCGGACAACTCGCGAGAATTCACCCGGGTCATGGTTCGAGTCACGGTGAATCTGGCGGACGGCGAACGCAGCATCGTGTCTTCGCGCAGCCGTGACCTGAGCCTGAACGGAATCTTCCTGTATTGCGAGCCCACTCTGGAACCCGGCACCATCTGTGATGTCGGCATCGATCTGGGGGGCGAAGAGGGTCTTGTGATCCGGGCCCAGGCGCGCGTGGTGCGCGTGGACCCCGACGGTCTTGCCCTGGGATTCGAACATCTGGTGGGCAGCGACAGCCTCGAACATCTCCAGAATCTCGTGCGCTACAACGCGGGCGAGGTGGAGAACGTGGAAGAAGAGTTGCGCCGGCATGTGGGGTTGCGTGCGCGACCCGTGTGA